In Nothobranchius furzeri strain GRZ-AD chromosome 19, NfurGRZ-RIMD1, whole genome shotgun sequence, the following are encoded in one genomic region:
- the trib1 gene encoding tribbles homolog 1 has translation MASRSFRMNLPWSSPAPCTRRVAHKRLDSDDQPPAKCARLSAEAGDAQGLLGTSPGSPLNPAANPAPHHQGPSRIGPFLLLPLADRESMHSAMNTDTGDELLCKVFDMAAYLEKIRAYGLLPAHRNVAGIRDIILGERKAYIFLDKDFGDMHTLVKSCRRLDEGHACRLFRQVAQAVAHCHQKGIVLGDLKLRKFVFADEKRTQVRLEGLEDCHVLENPEDDSMSDTHGCPAYVSPEILSGSTPYSGKMADVWSLGVMLYTMLVGRYPFHDPDPATLFSKIRRGQCCLPEGLSPKAKCLLQSLLRKEPSERLTATELLAHPWFHHPPSQEAALGEQEVSSSEQLVPTFDVQEEDDLFC, from the exons ATGGCGAGCCGGTCGTTCAGGATGAACTTGCCGTGGAGCAGTCCTGCACCCTGCACCCGGAGAGTCGCGCACAAGCGGCTGGACTCGGACGACCAGCCGCCGGCCAAGTGCGCCCGGCTGAGCGCTGAGGCGGGGGACGCGCAGGGACTCCTGGGTACGTCACCCGGGTCCCCGCTCAACCCCGCGGCCAACCCGGCTCCCCACCACCAGGGACCGTCCAGGATAGGTCCGTTCCTCCTGCTGCCGCTCGCGGACCGGGAGAGCATGCACAGTGCGATGAACACCGATACTGGCGATGAGCTGCTGTGCAAG GTCTTTGACATGGCAGCCTACCTGGAGAAGATCAGAGCCTACGGGCTTCTACCAGCTCACAGAAACGTGGCTGGCATCCGGGACATCATCCTTGGTGAACGCAAGGCCTACATCTTCCTGGACAAAGACTTTGGGGACATGCACACCTTGGTGAAGAGCTGTCGCCGGCTGGATGAGGGACACGCCTGCAGGCTCTTCCGCCAGGTGGCTCAGGCTGTGGCGCACTGCCACCAGAAGGGAATCGTGCTGGGTGACCTCAAACTGCGCAAGTTTGTCTTTGCAGATGAGAAAAG GACTCAGGTGAGGCTGGAAGGCCTGGAGGACTGCCACGTCCTGGAGAACCCCGAAGACGACTCCATGTCGGACACCCACGGCTGCCCCGCCTACGTCAGCCCGGAGATCCTCAGCGGCTCCACGCCGTACTCAGGCAAGATGGCCGACGTGTGGAGCCTGGGGGTCATGCTGTACACCATGCTGGTTGGCCGCTACCCCTTCCATGACCCGGACCCAGCAACGCTGTTTTCAAAGATCCGCAGGGGCCAGTGCTGTTTGCCCGAGGGCTTGTCGCCCAAGGCCAAGTGTCTGCTCCAGAGCCTGCTGAGGAAGGAACCCTCGGAGAGACTCACAGCGACCGAGCTGCTCGCTCACCCGTGGTTCCACCATCCGCCTTCGCAGGAAGCAGCGCTAGGTGAACAGGAAGTGAGCTCGTCGGAACAATTGGTTCCAACGTTTGACGTGCAGGAGGAAGACGATTTGTTCTGCTAA